The following are from one region of the Sandaracinus amylolyticus genome:
- a CDS encoding lipase family protein yields MGASMAYDVRQTMLVLGFLSYLGFDEIERGVKGDTHVFRLLQRALDAVPGLDRRWKLVWGPASRRFAFTIFAQNLMFVVRDERDPTHLVVVVRGTNPVSPVNWLVEDFSIARLERWPYAHDDASARVSMGTLIGLGELQAMRPGAGLPGSGASLHELLIDEVRAARGARVKVSVVGHSLGGALAPAVGLWLEDTRTASDVPGLRPWDPERRADVHVFSFGGPTPGNRGFAARYDALLGARTHRVWNPLDPVPHGWERETVARLPRLYEPKIRVDVLIDLVFRVTGHLSHDGDYRHVTGSAPSIEGARLHPSFARFWTQMLYQHSLAYLDLFGVLGHVPLADHLPWSPAMRARVAEVEGEAVVLEREVASEIERDEVRVAGRIARGLSRLVQIPASVLVHALPAHLPLASLMLRGAHHEAQPRVEAPVVSGATPRAA; encoded by the coding sequence ATGGGTGCATCGATGGCGTACGACGTGCGGCAGACGATGCTGGTGCTCGGCTTCCTCTCGTATCTCGGGTTCGACGAGATCGAGCGGGGCGTGAAGGGCGACACGCACGTGTTTCGCCTGCTGCAGCGGGCGCTCGATGCGGTCCCGGGGCTCGACCGGCGCTGGAAGCTGGTGTGGGGCCCGGCGAGCCGGCGCTTCGCGTTCACGATCTTCGCGCAGAACCTGATGTTCGTGGTGCGCGACGAGCGCGACCCGACGCACCTCGTGGTCGTCGTGCGCGGGACGAACCCGGTCTCGCCGGTGAACTGGCTCGTCGAGGACTTCTCGATCGCGCGTCTCGAGCGCTGGCCCTATGCGCACGACGACGCGAGCGCGCGCGTCTCGATGGGGACGCTGATCGGGCTCGGGGAGCTGCAGGCGATGCGTCCCGGCGCGGGCCTTCCGGGATCCGGTGCGTCGCTGCACGAGCTGTTGATCGACGAGGTGCGCGCCGCGCGCGGCGCGCGCGTGAAGGTGTCGGTGGTGGGCCACAGCCTCGGCGGCGCGCTCGCGCCCGCGGTCGGGCTGTGGCTCGAGGACACGCGCACCGCCTCCGACGTGCCCGGGCTGCGGCCCTGGGATCCCGAGCGACGCGCCGACGTGCACGTGTTCTCGTTCGGCGGGCCGACACCCGGCAATCGTGGGTTCGCCGCGCGCTACGACGCGCTGCTCGGCGCGCGCACCCATCGGGTGTGGAATCCGCTCGATCCCGTGCCGCACGGGTGGGAGCGCGAGACGGTGGCGCGACTGCCGCGTCTCTACGAGCCGAAGATCCGCGTCGATGTGCTGATCGATCTGGTGTTCCGCGTCACCGGGCATCTCTCGCACGACGGCGACTATCGCCACGTGACGGGGAGCGCTCCGTCGATCGAGGGCGCGCGGCTCCATCCGAGCTTCGCGCGCTTCTGGACGCAGATGCTCTATCAACACTCGCTCGCGTATCTCGATCTCTTCGGTGTGCTCGGCCACGTCCCGCTCGCCGATCACCTGCCGTGGTCGCCCGCGATGCGTGCGCGCGTGGCGGAGGTCGAGGGCGAGGCGGTCGTGCTGGAGCGCGAGGTCGCGAGCGAGATCGAGCGCGACGAGGTGCGCGTGGCGGGCCGCATCGCGCGAGGGCTCTCGCGCTTGGTGCAGATCCCCGCGTCGGTCCTGGTGCATGCGCTGCCTGCGCACCTTCCGCTCGCGTCGTTGATGCTGCGGGGTGCGCATCACGAGGCGCAGCCGCGTGTCGAAGCACCGGTGGTGAGCGGCGCGACGCCTCGCGCAGCGTGA
- a CDS encoding nuclear transport factor 2 family protein translates to MSAPFPLPIEDRLALMDAIARYNLLADQNDIEGYLELFADDGRLLMFVPWQPAPIVDVKGKTTLRAALHEVLSRREKPIKIFQTHPVIEGIDARTARTQTEFFGFWPRTQDEPPTLRLGAWYVDIWTKSGSRWLISERREQPASAPLAH, encoded by the coding sequence ATGAGCGCTCCTTTTCCGCTGCCGATCGAGGATCGGCTCGCGCTGATGGACGCGATCGCGCGATACAACCTGCTCGCCGATCAGAACGACATCGAGGGATATCTCGAGCTCTTCGCCGACGACGGACGTCTCTTGATGTTCGTGCCGTGGCAGCCCGCGCCGATCGTCGACGTGAAGGGCAAGACCACGCTGCGCGCGGCGCTGCACGAGGTGCTCTCGCGCCGTGAGAAGCCGATCAAGATCTTCCAGACGCACCCGGTGATCGAGGGCATCGACGCGCGCACCGCGCGGACGCAGACCGAGTTCTTCGGGTTCTGGCCGCGCACCCAGGACGAGCCTCCGACGCTGCGGCTCGGCGCCTGGTACGTCGACATCTGGACGAAGAGCGGCAGTCGCTGGCTGATCTCGGAGCGCCGAGAGCAACCGGCGAGCGCGCCCCTCGCGCACTGA